The following are encoded together in the Hippoglossus stenolepis isolate QCI-W04-F060 chromosome 12, HSTE1.2, whole genome shotgun sequence genome:
- the hs3st1l1 gene encoding heparan sulfate (glucosamine) 3-O-sulfotransferase 1-like1, giving the protein MTCFLISAFLLVFQTYAAPRELIQPGYSITLDPMDLASGLSANITGDESSSPPPGTSKRAPHSIIIGVRKGGTRALLEMLDIHPEVAAAATEVHFFDWDENYAKGFEWYRELMPYSYPHQITVEKTPGYFTSALAPERICAMNSSIKLLLILRDPAERVISDYTQVYFNRLENHKPVQAIENLLVRNGALNIRYKAIQRSLYDVHMRNWLRHFPLEQIHIVDGDALIHDPLPELQKVELFLNLPPRIVSSNFYFNQTKGFYCIRSDGRERCLHESKGRPHPAVNSTILQQLRSYLQEHNRTFFRLVKRTFDWQ; this is encoded by the coding sequence ATGACTTGTTTCCTGATATCAGCCTTTCTTCTGGTTTTCCAGACATATGCTGCTCCACGTGAGCTCATCCAGCCAGGATATAGCATAACACTGGACCCCATGGACCTTGCTTCTGGACTATCAGCAAATATCACTGGAGATGAGTCCTCATCTCCACCTCCAGGAACAAGTAAAAGAGCCCCACATAGTATCATTATTGGGGTACGGAAAGGGGGCACAAGAGCACTGTTGGAGATGCTCGATATACACCCTGAggttgctgctgcagccactGAGGTGCACTTCTTTGACTGGGATGAGAACTATGCCAAGGGCTTTGAGTGGTACCGAGAGTTGATGCCCTACTCTTACCCACACCAGATCACAGTGGAGAAAACTCCTGGTTACTTCACATCAGCCCTTGCACCGGAACGCATCTGCGCCATGAACTCCTCTATAAAGCTGCTATTGATCTTGCGCGACCCGGCCGAGCGAGTCATCTCTGACTACACACAGGTGTACTTCAACCGGCTGGAGAACCACAAGCCAGTGCAAGCCATTGAGAACCTGCTAGTGCGTAATGGAGCCCTAAATATCAGATACAAGGCCATTCAGAGGAGCCTTTATGACGTCCATATGCGTAACTGGCTGCGTCACTTTCCCCTGGAACAAATACACATCGTAGATGGGGACGCTCTGATCCATGACCCCCTGCCAGAGCTTCAGAAGGTGGAGCTCTTCCTTAATTTGCCCCCAAGGATAGTGTCCTCCAACTTCTACTTCAACCAGACCAAGGGGTTTTACTGTATCCGAAGTGACGGTCGAGAGCGATGTCTGCACGAGTCGAAGGGACGTCCTCACCCGGCTGTCAATAGCAccatcctccagcagctccgCTCCTACCTACAGGAACACAACCGAACCTTCTTCAGACTGGTGAAGCGCACCTTTGACTGGCAATAA